A window from Pseudomonas moraviensis encodes these proteins:
- a CDS encoding aldose 1-epimerase family protein — MTPLKLLVALGAFSAASHAMAWDYVLLDANTPAKNWTITSEQLGVKTTKPFSVTLRTLHGGRQEGVSIVDIDNGTMKLSVVPNRGMNVLQASVGDVRMGWDSPVKDVVNPAFIELNGRGGLGWLEGFNELVTRCGYEWVGHPGMDNGELLTLHGRAANIPASTVTLHIDEKPPYAITLRGELKEQAFKKVDFSVATELVTEPGSASFVLNDTLTNNGDYAKEYQALYHSNFSTPFLEQGAKFAAPVKQVSPFNDKAKGDLPDWQTYRAPTRDYDETVYNVVPYADAKGDTLTVLHNKAGSLGVAVGFNTQQLPVFSLWKNTDTQGQGYVTGLEPGTSFSYNRRYQRPLNLVPTIAPKEHKQFQISYSLLADKAAVDNALKRVTDIQAGRDTEVRQTPLVDLTEH; from the coding sequence ATGACTCCGCTCAAACTCCTCGTCGCTCTCGGCGCATTCTCTGCCGCTTCCCACGCCATGGCCTGGGACTATGTCCTGCTCGACGCCAACACCCCGGCAAAAAACTGGACGATCACCAGTGAACAGCTCGGTGTAAAAACCACCAAGCCGTTTTCCGTGACCCTGCGCACCCTGCACGGCGGTCGTCAGGAGGGCGTCAGCATCGTCGATATCGATAACGGCACGATGAAGCTTTCGGTGGTGCCGAACCGTGGCATGAACGTGTTGCAAGCTTCGGTGGGCGACGTGCGCATGGGCTGGGATTCGCCGGTCAAGGACGTGGTCAACCCGGCGTTCATCGAGCTCAACGGCCGCGGTGGCCTGGGCTGGCTGGAAGGCTTCAATGAACTGGTCACCCGTTGCGGTTACGAGTGGGTTGGCCATCCCGGCATGGACAACGGTGAACTGCTGACCCTGCATGGTCGCGCCGCCAATATCCCGGCCAGCACCGTCACTCTGCACATCGATGAAAAACCGCCGTATGCCATTACGCTGCGTGGCGAGCTGAAAGAGCAGGCATTCAAGAAAGTCGATTTCTCGGTAGCAACCGAACTGGTCACTGAACCTGGCAGCGCAAGCTTCGTCCTCAACGATACCCTGACCAATAACGGCGACTATGCGAAGGAATATCAGGCGCTGTATCACAGCAATTTCAGTACGCCGTTTCTTGAGCAGGGCGCGAAGTTTGCTGCGCCGGTGAAGCAGGTATCGCCGTTCAACGACAAGGCCAAGGGTGATCTGCCCGACTGGCAGACGTACCGCGCACCGACCAGGGACTACGACGAAACGGTCTACAACGTTGTGCCATATGCGGACGCCAAGGGCGATACCCTGACCGTGCTGCACAACAAGGCCGGTAGCCTCGGCGTTGCGGTTGGCTTCAATACCCAGCAGTTGCCAGTGTTCTCGCTGTGGAAAAACACCGACACCCAAGGGCAGGGCTACGTCACCGGGCTGGAGCCTGGGACGAGTTTTTCCTATAACCGTCGCTATCAGCGGCCGTTGAATCTGGTGCCGACCATTGCGCCGAAAGAACACAAACAGTTCCAGATCAGCTATAGCCTGCTGGCCGATAAGGCTGCGGTGGATAACGCCCTGAAGCGTGTGACCGATATTCAGGCCGGGCGCGACACCGAAGTGCGCCAGACGCCGCTGGTTGATCTGACTGAGCATTAA
- a CDS encoding methyl-accepting chemotaxis protein, whose product MSQPRARIASQLGLALAVILAIVISGSTVFALRSLDSANLATREEHLASEARLLADQLSTFHGTLRESTLRLSGLFEKRFGSGLSVHPDQPVTVAGVQTPGLHLGNEVLNNNFKEVDEFKQMTAGVATVFVRSGEDFIRVSTNVSKQDGTRAIGTVLDHANPAYAKLMAGQSYVGRSLLFERYYMSQYTPVRDAGGKIIAVLYVGFDYTDAQNAQFANLKRFRIGQTGSLALLDEQNKWLVPIAGVEALDQAVPTINNLVKTPGKGEFWSDKGEDFYSIAVPFEGGPWSVVASMPKAEIRAVTWSVGTQLAIGSLLAMLLAVGSVVWLLRSKLAPLGDLVRQAEALGAGDLSVRLNVSSHDEIGQLSRAFNQMSQALSTMVEHIRRASEEVNSRAQALSGLSGGAYEGMEQQSGEITSMAGAVEEFSATSLNIADNMGATQRLAQENAQQTQIGRSSMEEASSSLEQIAGALNSTATVINTLGQRSQEIGGIVGVITSIAEQTNLLALNAAIEAARAGEQGRGFAVVADEVRSLASRTRQATDEISSMIHSIQQETGNAISTMEQGNVLMQEGLSRNANVASALARIDEQSRSAGQQFAAITTATQEQSSTATLLSSNLQSIAMANSEQREVVSNLAITAKELEKLAADLRSEVDRFR is encoded by the coding sequence ATGTCTCAACCTCGTGCTCGGATCGCCTCGCAGTTGGGCCTCGCCCTCGCTGTAATACTGGCGATAGTCATCAGCGGCAGTACGGTGTTCGCCTTGCGTTCGCTGGATTCCGCCAACCTCGCCACCCGTGAAGAGCATCTGGCCAGTGAGGCCCGGCTGCTGGCCGATCAACTGAGTACCTTCCACGGTACGCTGCGCGAAAGCACCCTGCGCTTGAGCGGTCTGTTCGAAAAACGCTTCGGCAGTGGCCTGAGTGTGCACCCCGATCAGCCAGTGACCGTGGCCGGCGTGCAGACCCCGGGCCTGCACCTGGGCAACGAGGTGCTGAACAACAACTTCAAGGAAGTTGACGAGTTCAAGCAGATGACCGCCGGCGTGGCAACGGTATTCGTGCGCAGCGGCGAAGACTTCATTCGCGTCAGCACCAACGTCAGCAAGCAGGACGGCACCCGTGCCATCGGCACCGTGCTCGATCATGCCAACCCGGCGTACGCAAAGTTGATGGCGGGGCAGAGTTATGTCGGCCGCTCGCTGTTGTTCGAGCGCTACTACATGTCGCAGTACACCCCGGTGCGCGACGCGGGCGGCAAGATCATCGCCGTGCTGTATGTCGGCTTCGACTACACCGACGCGCAGAACGCGCAGTTCGCCAATCTCAAGCGCTTCCGCATCGGCCAGACCGGCTCGCTGGCCCTGCTCGACGAGCAGAACAAATGGCTGGTGCCGATTGCCGGCGTAGAAGCGCTGGATCAAGCCGTGCCGACCATCAATAACCTGGTGAAAACCCCAGGCAAGGGCGAGTTCTGGAGCGACAAGGGCGAAGACTTCTACAGCATCGCCGTGCCGTTCGAAGGTGGCCCGTGGTCGGTGGTCGCGAGCATGCCGAAAGCCGAGATCCGCGCGGTGACCTGGAGCGTCGGTACGCAACTGGCGATCGGCAGCCTGCTGGCGATGTTGCTCGCGGTCGGTTCCGTGGTCTGGCTGTTGCGCAGCAAGCTTGCGCCACTGGGCGATCTGGTGCGTCAGGCCGAGGCTCTGGGTGCCGGTGATCTGAGCGTGCGTCTGAACGTATCGAGCCACGACGAAATCGGTCAGCTGTCCCGCGCGTTCAACCAGATGAGCCAGGCGCTGTCGACCATGGTCGAACACATCCGCCGCGCCTCGGAAGAGGTCAACAGTCGCGCGCAGGCATTGTCCGGTTTGTCCGGTGGTGCTTATGAAGGCATGGAGCAGCAGTCGGGCGAAATCACCAGCATGGCCGGCGCGGTGGAAGAGTTCAGTGCGACGTCGCTGAACATCGCTGACAACATGGGCGCGACTCAGCGCCTGGCACAGGAAAACGCCCAGCAAACACAGATTGGTCGCAGCTCGATGGAAGAAGCGTCGTCGTCGCTGGAGCAGATTGCCGGTGCGCTGAACAGCACCGCCACGGTGATCAACACCCTCGGCCAGCGCTCCCAGGAAATCGGCGGCATTGTTGGCGTGATCACTTCGATCGCCGAGCAGACCAACCTGTTGGCGCTCAACGCTGCGATCGAAGCCGCCCGTGCCGGTGAACAGGGCCGCGGTTTTGCCGTGGTGGCGGACGAAGTGCGCAGCCTCGCCTCGCGTACCCGTCAGGCCACCGACGAAATCTCCAGCATGATTCACAGCATCCAGCAGGAGACCGGCAACGCGATCAGCACCATGGAGCAGGGCAATGTGCTGATGCAGGAAGGCCTGTCGCGTAACGCCAATGTCGCCTCGGCACTGGCACGGATCGACGAGCAGAGCCGTTCGGCAGGCCAGCAGTTTGCAGCAATCACCACCGCCACTCAGGAGCAAAGCAGCACCGCGACGTTGCTGAGCAGCAATCTGCAGAGCATTGCCATGGCCAACAGTGAGCAGCGTGAGGTGGTTTCCAACCTGGCCATCACCGCTAAAGAGCTGGAGAAACTGGCGGCGGATCTGCGATCCGAGGTTGATCGCTTCCGTTGA
- a CDS encoding LysR substrate-binding domain-containing protein → MSRRLPPLYALRAFEAAARHSSFTRAAEELSITQSAVSRHMRTLEEHFACRLFHRSGRNLQLTESARLLLPGIREGFAALERACNTLRAEDDILRMKAPSTLTMRWLLARLSRFRHLQPGNEVQLTSAWMDIDSVDFNNEPFDCAVLLSDGHFPPDWEASLLFPEELIPVGAPNLLNDQPWDVARLGSAELLHPTPDRRDWRSWLERMGLSDQVSLKGGQVFDTLELGMIAAARGYGVSMGDLLMVAEDVAQGRLSLPWPTAVASGLDYYLVWPRTRPGGERLRRLSDFLQSEVRAMQLPAVTRLS, encoded by the coding sequence ATGTCCCGACGCCTTCCGCCCCTGTATGCCCTGCGTGCATTCGAAGCGGCAGCGCGACACAGCTCGTTCACCCGCGCGGCGGAAGAGTTGTCGATTACCCAAAGCGCGGTCAGTCGGCACATGCGTACCCTCGAAGAACATTTCGCCTGCCGGCTGTTTCATCGCAGCGGCCGCAACTTGCAGCTGACCGAATCGGCCCGGCTGCTGTTGCCCGGTATCCGCGAAGGCTTTGCCGCCCTCGAGCGCGCCTGCAACACCTTGCGCGCCGAGGACGACATCCTGCGCATGAAGGCACCCTCAACCCTGACCATGCGTTGGTTGCTGGCGCGGCTGAGCCGCTTCCGCCACTTGCAGCCGGGCAATGAGGTGCAACTGACGAGCGCGTGGATGGACATCGATTCGGTGGATTTCAACAATGAGCCGTTCGATTGCGCCGTGTTGCTCAGCGACGGGCATTTCCCGCCGGACTGGGAAGCGAGCCTGCTGTTTCCCGAGGAATTGATCCCGGTTGGCGCGCCGAACCTTCTCAATGACCAGCCCTGGGACGTGGCGCGCCTGGGCAGCGCCGAACTGTTGCATCCGACCCCGGATCGCCGAGACTGGCGCAGTTGGCTGGAGCGCATGGGGTTATCCGATCAGGTCTCGCTCAAGGGCGGTCAGGTGTTCGACACCCTCGAACTGGGCATGATCGCGGCGGCGCGCGGCTACGGTGTGTCCATGGGTGATTTGCTGATGGTTGCCGAAGACGTCGCGCAAGGGCGCTTGAGTCTGCCGTGGCCGACAGCGGTCGCCAGTGGTCTTGATTATTACCTGGTGTGGCCAAGAACCCGTCCGGGAGGTGAACGTTTGCGCCGCCTCAGTGACTTTCTTCAGAGCGAAGTCCGCGCCATGCAGCTCCCGGCAGTGACACGCTTGAGCTGA
- a CDS encoding NorM family multidrug efflux MATE transporter, translating to MRHPVRTELWAILRLAGPLIASQLAHMLMVLTDTLMMARLSPEALAGGGLGAASYSFVSIFCIGVIAAVGTLVAIRQGAGDIIGAARLTQAGLWLAWLMALGAGLLLWNLKPVLLLFGQTETNVNAAGQFLIALPFALPGYLSFMALRGFTSAIGRATPVMVISLAGTVANFLLNYALITGMFGLPHLGLTGIGLVTAIVANCMALALAWHIRRHPAYDAYPLRVGLSRPNRQYLKELWRLGLPIGGTYAVEVGLFAFAALCMGTMGSTQMGAHQIALQIVSVAFMVPAGMSYAITMRVGQHYGAGQLVDARMSGRVGIAFGAVVMLGFALVFWLWPNQLVGLFLDHNDPAFAEVIRLAVSLLAVAAWFELFDGTQTIAMGCIRGLKDAKTTFLVGLACYWLIGAPAAWWMAFHLNWGPTGVWWGLALGLACAAVSLTLGFEWKMQRMIRREPQAQGFNIPQAE from the coding sequence ATGCGGCATCCTGTGCGTACCGAACTCTGGGCCATTCTGCGGCTGGCGGGGCCGCTGATTGCTTCGCAGTTGGCGCACATGCTGATGGTGCTGACCGACACCCTGATGATGGCGCGCTTGAGTCCAGAAGCGCTGGCCGGTGGCGGCCTCGGTGCGGCCAGCTATTCGTTCGTGTCGATTTTCTGCATCGGCGTGATTGCAGCGGTCGGCACACTGGTGGCGATCCGTCAGGGCGCCGGCGACATCATCGGTGCCGCGCGCCTGACACAGGCCGGACTGTGGCTGGCCTGGCTGATGGCGCTCGGCGCCGGGCTGCTGCTGTGGAACCTCAAACCCGTGTTGCTGCTGTTTGGCCAGACCGAAACCAACGTCAACGCCGCCGGGCAATTCCTCATCGCCCTGCCCTTCGCCTTGCCGGGTTATCTGAGCTTCATGGCCCTGCGCGGTTTCACCAGTGCGATTGGCCGGGCGACGCCAGTGATGGTGATCAGCCTCGCCGGCACGGTGGCCAATTTCCTGCTCAACTACGCGCTGATCACCGGCATGTTCGGTCTGCCGCACCTGGGTCTGACCGGCATCGGTCTGGTCACGGCGATTGTCGCCAACTGCATGGCACTGGCGCTGGCCTGGCACATTCGCCGGCATCCGGCCTATGACGCTTATCCGTTGCGCGTCGGTCTGTCGCGGCCGAACCGGCAATACCTGAAAGAACTCTGGCGCCTGGGCCTGCCGATTGGCGGCACCTATGCGGTGGAGGTCGGGTTGTTCGCTTTCGCTGCACTGTGCATGGGCACCATGGGCAGCACGCAAATGGGCGCGCACCAAATCGCTCTGCAGATCGTTTCTGTGGCGTTCATGGTTCCGGCCGGGATGTCCTATGCCATCACCATGCGCGTCGGCCAGCACTATGGCGCCGGGCAACTGGTTGATGCGCGGATGTCCGGCCGTGTCGGCATTGCCTTCGGCGCGGTAGTGATGCTCGGCTTTGCCCTGGTGTTCTGGCTGTGGCCGAACCAGTTGGTCGGCCTGTTCCTCGACCATAACGACCCGGCGTTTGCCGAGGTGATCCGTCTGGCGGTGAGCCTGCTGGCAGTAGCGGCGTGGTTCGAGTTGTTCGACGGCACGCAGACGATTGCCATGGGCTGTATCCGCGGGCTCAAGGATGCCAAGACCACCTTCCTGGTCGGCCTGGCTTGCTATTGGCTGATCGGCGCGCCGGCGGCGTGGTGGATGGCTTTCCACCTCAATTGGGGGCCGACCGGTGTCTGGTGGGGACTGGCGCTGGGGTTGGCGTGCGCGGCAGTGAGCCTGACGCTGGGGTTTGAATGGAAGATGCAGCGGATGATTCGGCGCGAGCCGCAAGCTCAAGGTTTTAACATCCCCCAGGCCGAATGA
- a CDS encoding putative bifunctional diguanylate cyclase/phosphodiesterase, whose product MSTPVEPLRLLLLAEEPAWTALLRECLAPMGSAAVLISAPNWDSVSRLFEDNRHAVLLTLPALQPAPGRCSLPTVLLLEHEPATAPVGVSDWLVFDALDAGMLQRCLRHVRERGVLENTLQRLAEQDPLTGIANRQGFQTLLTARLAEGDGRGLALGHLDLDNFRHANDALGHQAGDRLILQVVARLKSQLEAGDQLARLGSDEFALLIDTRRAPQRAEWMAERITEALAEPYWVDGESLLIGSSLGIAHARANGGADPLMWHAHIAMQQAKSTQGCTFHIFNERINRNARSMADLESELRRALRRDELELHYQPRLNLEDGQIVGLEALVRWRHGERGLLPPSEFVPLAEQSGLIVPLGYWVIARALRDMQALREQGLPPLHMAINLSFRQFQDSQLLPTLSRLIAERGVEAQWLEFELTETAVMRRSDLVKQTMDALGRLGVRFSLDDFGTGFSSFVHLNSLPITLLKIDKSFVGGMEQREENRKLVHAMINLAHNLHLEVVAEGVETPEQLDLLRGFGCDQVQGYLISRPLPLEELVEYLTSGSSQQPALEIVG is encoded by the coding sequence TTGTCTACGCCTGTCGAACCCTTGCGTTTGCTGCTACTGGCCGAAGAGCCAGCGTGGACAGCGTTGTTGCGTGAGTGTCTGGCTCCGATGGGGAGCGCGGCGGTGCTGATCAGCGCGCCGAACTGGGATTCGGTCAGCCGCCTGTTCGAGGACAACCGCCACGCGGTGCTGCTGACCCTGCCGGCATTGCAGCCGGCGCCCGGGCGCTGCAGCCTGCCGACCGTTCTGCTGCTGGAGCATGAACCGGCCACCGCGCCGGTCGGGGTCAGCGACTGGCTGGTCTTCGACGCCCTCGACGCTGGCATGCTCCAGCGTTGTCTGCGCCATGTTCGCGAGCGCGGCGTGCTGGAAAACACCCTGCAGCGCCTGGCCGAACAGGACCCGCTGACCGGCATCGCCAATCGCCAGGGTTTCCAGACCCTGCTCACCGCGCGTCTTGCCGAAGGCGACGGTCGCGGCCTCGCCCTTGGCCATCTCGATCTCGATAACTTCCGCCATGCCAATGATGCTCTTGGTCATCAGGCTGGCGATCGTCTGATCCTGCAAGTCGTCGCGCGCCTGAAAAGTCAGCTGGAAGCCGGTGATCAACTGGCGCGGCTGGGCAGTGATGAATTTGCTTTGCTGATCGACACCCGCCGCGCGCCGCAACGCGCCGAGTGGATGGCCGAGCGCATTACCGAGGCGTTGGCCGAACCTTATTGGGTCGACGGTGAGAGCCTGCTGATCGGCTCCAGCCTCGGCATCGCTCACGCCCGCGCCAACGGCGGTGCCGATCCATTGATGTGGCACGCACACATCGCCATGCAGCAGGCCAAGAGCACGCAGGGCTGCACCTTTCATATCTTCAACGAGCGAATCAACCGCAATGCGCGGAGCATGGCTGACCTCGAAAGCGAACTGCGCCGAGCCCTGCGCCGCGACGAGCTGGAGCTGCATTACCAGCCACGCCTGAATCTTGAGGATGGCCAGATCGTCGGCCTCGAAGCGCTGGTGCGCTGGCGCCATGGGGAGCGCGGTCTGCTGCCGCCGAGCGAATTCGTGCCACTGGCCGAACAAAGCGGATTGATCGTGCCGTTGGGTTACTGGGTGATTGCCCGGGCACTGCGGGATATGCAGGCTCTGCGCGAGCAGGGACTGCCGCCGCTGCACATGGCGATCAACCTGTCGTTCCGGCAGTTTCAGGACAGCCAGTTGCTGCCGACGCTCAGTCGTCTGATTGCCGAGCGTGGCGTGGAAGCACAGTGGCTGGAGTTCGAACTGACCGAAACCGCGGTGATGCGGCGCAGCGATCTGGTCAAGCAGACCATGGACGCGCTCGGCCGCCTCGGCGTGCGCTTCTCGCTGGACGATTTCGGCACCGGTTTTTCTTCGTTCGTACACCTCAACAGCCTGCCGATCACTTTGCTGAAGATCGACAAGAGTTTTGTCGGCGGTATGGAACAACGCGAAGAGAACCGCAAACTGGTGCACGCGATGATCAACCTCGCGCACAACCTGCACCTGGAAGTGGTTGCCGAAGGGGTCGAGACGCCGGAGCAGCTGGACTTGTTGCGCGGGTTCGGTTGCGATCAGGTGCAGGGTTATCTGATCAGCCGGCCGTTGCCGCTGGAGGAGCTGGTGGAATACCTGACGTCGGGATCGAGCCAGCAGCCGGCTCTGGAAATCGTCGGCTGA
- the rep gene encoding DNA helicase Rep has translation MSRLNPRQQEAVNYVGGPLLVLAGAGSGKTSVITRKIAHLIQNCGIRAQYIVAMTFTNKAAREMKERVGTLLRAGEGRGLTVCTFHNLGLNIIRKEHARLGYKPGFSIFDETDVKALMTDIMQKEYAGEDGVDEIKNMIGAWKNDLILPAQALENARNPKEQTAAIVYTHYQRTLKAFNAVDFDDLILLPVKLFEEHADILEKWQNKVRYLLVDEYQDTNASQYLLVKMLIGKRNQFTVVGDDDQSIYAWRGARPENLMLLKDDYPSLKVVMLEQNYRSTSRILRCANVLISNNPHEFEKQLWSEMGHGDEIRVIRCRNEDAEAERVAMEILSLHLRTDRPYSDFAILYRGNYQAKLIELKLQHHQVPYRLSGGNSFFGRQEVKDLMAYFRLIVNPDDDNAFLRVINVPRREIGSTTLEKLGNYATERKISMYAATDEIGLGEHLDSRFTDRLARFKRFMDKVREQCAGEDPISALRSMVMDIDYENWLRTNSSSDKAADYRMGNVWFLIEALKNTLEKDEDGEMTVEDAIGKLVLRDMLERQQEEEDGAEGVQMMTLHASKGLEFPYVFIMGMEEEILPHRSSIEADTIEEERRLAYVGITRARQTLAFTFAAKRKQYGEIIDCAPSRFLDELPPDDLVWEGNDDTPTEVKAVRGNSALADIRAMLKR, from the coding sequence ATGTCCCGACTCAATCCCCGGCAGCAAGAAGCCGTGAACTACGTCGGCGGCCCTCTATTGGTGCTCGCCGGTGCTGGCTCCGGCAAGACCAGCGTGATCACGCGCAAGATCGCGCACCTGATCCAGAACTGCGGCATCCGCGCCCAGTACATCGTCGCCATGACCTTTACCAACAAGGCCGCGCGCGAAATGAAAGAGCGCGTCGGCACCCTGTTGCGTGCCGGCGAAGGTCGCGGCCTGACCGTCTGCACCTTCCACAACCTGGGCCTGAACATCATCCGCAAGGAGCATGCGCGGCTGGGCTACAAACCCGGTTTCTCGATCTTCGACGAGACCGACGTCAAAGCCCTGATGACCGACATCATGCAGAAGGAATACGCAGGCGAAGACGGCGTCGACGAGATCAAGAACATGATCGGCGCCTGGAAAAACGACCTGATCCTGCCTGCCCAGGCCCTGGAAAACGCGCGCAATCCCAAAGAGCAGACCGCCGCCATCGTCTACACCCACTATCAGCGCACGCTCAAGGCGTTCAACGCGGTGGACTTCGACGACCTGATCCTGCTGCCGGTAAAGCTTTTCGAAGAACACGCCGACATTCTCGAAAAGTGGCAGAACAAAGTGCGTTACCTGCTCGTCGACGAATACCAGGACACCAACGCCAGTCAGTATCTGTTGGTGAAGATGCTCATCGGCAAGCGCAACCAGTTCACCGTGGTGGGCGACGATGACCAGTCGATCTATGCCTGGCGTGGCGCGCGCCCGGAAAACCTGATGCTGCTCAAGGACGACTATCCGTCCTTGAAAGTGGTCATGCTCGAACAGAACTACCGTTCAACCAGCCGCATCCTGCGCTGCGCCAACGTGCTGATCTCGAACAACCCGCACGAATTCGAAAAACAGCTGTGGAGCGAGATGGGCCACGGCGACGAAATCCGCGTGATCCGCTGCCGCAACGAGGACGCCGAAGCCGAGCGCGTGGCCATGGAAATCCTCAGCCTGCATCTGCGCACGGACCGCCCGTACAGCGATTTCGCGATTCTGTATCGCGGTAACTATCAGGCCAAGCTGATCGAATTGAAGCTGCAACACCACCAGGTGCCGTATCGCCTGAGCGGCGGCAACAGCTTCTTCGGCCGTCAGGAAGTGAAGGACCTGATGGCCTACTTCCGCCTGATCGTAAATCCCGATGACGACAACGCCTTCCTGCGCGTGATCAACGTGCCGCGCCGCGAGATCGGTTCGACCACCCTGGAAAAACTCGGCAACTACGCCACCGAACGCAAAATCTCGATGTACGCCGCCACCGACGAAATCGGCCTGGGTGAACATCTCGACAGCCGCTTCACCGACCGCCTGGCGCGCTTCAAGCGCTTCATGGACAAGGTCCGCGAGCAGTGTGCCGGCGAAGATCCGATTTCGGCGTTGCGCAGCATGGTCATGGACATCGACTACGAGAACTGGCTGCGCACCAACAGCTCCAGCGACAAGGCTGCGGACTACCGCATGGGCAACGTCTGGTTCCTGATCGAGGCGTTGAAAAACACCCTTGAGAAAGACGAAGACGGCGAAATGACCGTCGAGGACGCCATCGGCAAACTGGTGCTGCGCGACATGCTCGAGCGCCAGCAGGAAGAGGAGGACGGCGCCGAAGGTGTGCAGATGATGACGCTGCACGCATCCAAAGGGCTGGAATTTCCCTACGTGTTCATCATGGGCATGGAAGAGGAAATCCTCCCGCACCGCTCCAGTATCGAAGCCGACACCATCGAAGAAGAACGTCGCCTGGCCTATGTGGGCATCACCCGTGCCCGCCAGACCCTGGCGTTCACCTTTGCCGCCAAGCGCAAGCAGTACGGCGAAATCATCGACTGCGCGCCGAGCCGCTTCCTGGATGAACTGCCGCCGGACGATCTGGTCTGGGAAGGCAACGACGACACCCCGACTGAAGTCAAAGCCGTGCGCGGAAATAGCGCATTGGCCGATATACGCGCGATGTTAAAGCGCTAG
- a CDS encoding xanthine phosphoribosyltransferase: MEALHKKIREEGIVLSDQVLKVDAFLNHQIDPALMKLIGDEFAALFKDSGITKIVTIEASGIAPAIMTGLNLGVPVIFARKQQSLTLTENLLSATVYSFTKKTESTVAISPRHLTSSDRVLIIDDFLANGKASQALISIIKQAGATVAGLGIVIEKSFQGGRAELDSQGYRVESLARVKSLKDGVVTFIE; the protein is encoded by the coding sequence GTGGAAGCACTGCACAAAAAAATCCGCGAAGAAGGCATCGTGCTTTCCGATCAGGTCCTGAAAGTCGACGCCTTTCTGAACCACCAGATCGACCCGGCACTGATGAAGCTGATCGGTGACGAATTCGCCGCGCTGTTCAAGGACTCGGGGATTACCAAGATCGTCACCATCGAAGCTTCGGGCATCGCCCCAGCGATCATGACCGGTCTGAACCTCGGCGTGCCGGTGATCTTCGCCCGCAAGCAACAGTCGCTGACCCTGACTGAAAACCTGCTCTCGGCGACCGTGTACTCGTTCACCAAAAAGACCGAAAGCACCGTGGCCATCTCCCCGCGTCACCTGACCAGCAGCGACCGCGTGCTGATCATCGACGACTTCCTCGCCAACGGTAAGGCCTCGCAAGCGCTGATCTCGATCATCAAACAGGCCGGCGCCACCGTTGCCGGTCTGGGCATCGTCATCGAGAAGTCGTTCCAGGGCGGCCGCGCCGAACTGGACTCGCAGGGCTACCGCGTCGAGTCGCTGGCCCGGGTGAAATCGCTGAAGGATGGCGTCGTTACCTTCATCGAGTAA